A single region of the Polyodon spathula isolate WHYD16114869_AA chromosome 40, ASM1765450v1, whole genome shotgun sequence genome encodes:
- the LOC121305017 gene encoding centrosomal protein CCDC61-like, which produces MEAGLSVQAELEFRGAEFSVRVSSGAELLDVEVSDMLSADQWRGQFDSAYIEDLTRKTGNFKQFAIFCSMLESALTKSSESVTLDLLTYSDLELLRTRKAGLGSRPRPSSKSSALNAKRYLILIYSVEFDRIHYPLPLPYQGKPDPARLQREIRELREELRERGAGAAHTGKDSETHRLRAELAKLRQEKEVLAGALERMQAEGSRPHSDPRGVRVLKDVVHSLEEELLRERTRNKRAQSKREQEYRQLQEQLEELKESERSLRVRVKSLTNELALCRKGRMTPLQRSGSSLSRGGEEGEGRRSVSRERERSRGRADSAGPVRSVSRERRERWAGGERERSRERSGSTGPRPAPPRLSPSGTRVPRFDPTAYVKDKEQRQREAERRSQRNVRRDLLATPPSSERGRPRSRETRPLGRRAGSAGRGRSSSTESVRSRRSSASSLAELEELSQPLPSSARLGGRKAGRPLGSVLWNAPGLPRRGSGGPKKRMSSTPTRKNCSSDKENSFGPGADLSEIDARLQALQEYMRNLDTRA; this is translated from the exons ATGGAGGCGGGGCTGAGTGTGCAGGCGGAGCTGGAGTTCCGAGGGGCGGAGTTCTCGGTCAGGGTGTCATCGGGGGCGGAGCTTCTGGACGTGGAGGTGTCGGACATGCTCAGTGCGGATCAGTGGAGGGGGCAGTTTGACTCGGCGT ACATCGAGGATCTGACACGGAAAACTGGGAACTTCAAGCAGTTTGCAATTTTCTGCAGCATGCTGGAGTCAGCCCTGACCAAG AGCAGCGAGTCCGTGACCCTCGACCTCCTGACTTACAGTGACCTGGAGCTGCTGCGGACCAGGAAGGCGGGGCTTGGGTCCCGGCCCCGCCCTTCATCAAAGTCTTCGGCGCTCAACGCAAAGCGCTACCTCATTCTCATCTACTCGGTGGAGTTCGACAG AATCCACTACCCCCTGCCTCTGCCGTACCAGGGCAAACCAGACCCAGCGCGGCTGCAGAGAGAGATCAGAGAGCTGAGAGAAGAGCTCAGAGAGAGGGGAGCGGGGGCTGCACACACCGGCAAGGACTCGGAGACACACCGACTCAGAGCaga GTTGGCGAAGCTGCGTCAGGAGAAGGAGGTGCTGGCAGGGGCCCTGGAGAGGATGCAGGCAGAGGGATCACGACCCCACAGTGACCCACGAGGGGTCAGGGTTCTGAAGGATGTGGTGCACAGTCTAGAGGAAGAACTGCTGAGAGAGAGGACAAGGAACAAGAGAGCACAGAGCAAGAGAGAGCAGGAGTACAGACAACTACaggaacag CTGGAGGAGTTGAAGGAGTCTGAGAGGAGTCTGCGGGTTCGAGTGAAGAGTCTGACCAATGAGCTGGCGCTGTGCAGGAAGGG CAGGATGACCCCTCTGCAGCGCTCTGGCTCCTCCCTATCCcgggggggagaggagggggaggggaggcgcTCTGTGTCccgggagagggagaggagtcgGGGGAGAGCAGACTCTGCAGGACCCGTCAGATCTGTGTCGAGGGAGCGGAGAGAGCGCTGGGCTGGAGGGGAAAGGGAGAGGTCACGGGAGAGGTCAGGATCCACAGGACCACGGCCAGCTCCTCCACGCCTCTCCCCTTCAG GAACCCGAGTCCCACGTTTTGACCCCACAGCCTACGTGAAAGACAAggagcagagacagagagaggcggAGAGGAGGAG ccAGCGAAACGTTCGTCGGGACCTGCTGGCCACTCCTCCCAGCAGTGAGAGGGGGCGGCCCCGCTCCAGAGAGACACGCCCCCTGGGCAGGAGGGCGGGGTCTGCAGGAAGGGGCCGGAGTTCCTCGACAGAGAGTGTGAGGAGCAGGCGGTCTTCTGCAAGCTCATTGGCTGAGCTGGAGGAGTTGTCACAGCCACTCCCGTCTAG tgctCGTCTTGGAGGCAGGAAGGCAGGTCGGCCCCTGGGCTCTGTGCTGTGGAACGCTCCTGGACTG CCTCGCAGAGGGTCCGGTGGTCCTAAGAAGCGCATGTCCAGCACTCCGACTCGGAAGAACTGCTCTAGCGATAAAG AGAACTCGTTTGGCCCTGGCGCTGACCTCTCTGAGATCGACGCTCGGTTGCAGGCTCTGCAGGAGTACATGAGGAACCTGGACACACGAGCCTAG